gtgaagttttttttttaatatatatttggcagaatgttttttttgtttagttttgttCAGTTGACGTTGCTTCATTATGAAAAACACTAATACATTAATACTGGTCTCCATTTCCATAACATATTATAGGTGTCTGTGACcaagattttcaaaataaactATAACATAATGTTTGCTTAGTCAATACTCTATTGAGTAGAATATGATCCTACTCCCATGAATATGGGTTTCAGTTTTGTAAATGCATTTCGTTCatatatgtaaatttatttcatttcaAGATTTCAgcgaaagcaaaaaaaaaaattacataacgAATATAAAGTATCTATCAAAATGCCTATATATTCCACACATTTACTGTAATCAGAAAGAAGAATAGTATGCTAATCAAGGGCCCCGCTTAATGAAATCCCATATTATTCAAGTTGTTAATCGAAGATAATTTGTAACATCGCcgtatattattacaaatttacaatgacgccattaattaaacaaatataaaaggaaaatgatatataaattaACAAGGTAACccaaaatttgaatatttaatggCTACCACACTGACCAGCATCAGATAGCTAGCAACTTTGCTTCAAAGCGGCAAAGTCATATTCTCGCGCCCGTCTCTCTCTCCAACTAAAACTTCCGATGTGAAAAAAAACAAGCTTCCACTTAACTCAACCACCTTCACGCCTTCGgccttccctctctctctttccgaCCAAAACTCACCAACATGTCTCGAAATTTCGGATTCCTCTCCCTCCTTGTCTTCTCTCTGTTCTCCTTCGTCTCCTCCTCCGACCTCCAAGTCCTACTCAACATCAAATCATCGCTCCTGAACTCAAACCCCGGAGTTCTAGCTTCATGGAAGCTGAACTCCGTCTCCGCTCCCTGTAGCTTCACAGGAGTAACCTGTGATGCTACAGGCTCCGTTAAAGAGATTGACCTCTCTCGTCAAGCCTTATCCGGAAAATTCCCGTTCGCTTCGCTCTGCGATCTCAAGAGTCTTCAAAAACTCTCTCTCGGATTCAACTCACTCTCAGGAACCATCCCCAGTGATATAAACAACTGCACGAATCTAACGTACTTAGATCTCGGCAACAACCTCTTCTCGGGAACTTTCCCTGAGTTCTCCTCTCTAAGCCACTTACAGTATCTGTACCTAAACAACAGCGCGTTCTCCAACGTATTCCCGTGGAAATCGCTACGAAACGCGAAACGGCTCGTCGTTTTGAGCCTAGGCGATAATCCCTTCGATACGACGCCGTTTCCAGAAGAGGTCGTATCTCTGAAGAGTCTGACGTGGCTCTATTTATCCAACTGCAGCATCGCGGGAAAAATCCCTCCGGCGATCGGAGACTTGACGGAGCTTCGGAACTTGGAGATCTCCGATAGCGATCTCACCGGAGAGATTCCTCCCGAGATCGTGAAACTCACAAAGCTCCGGCAGCTAGAGCTCTACAACAACAGCTTGACCGGGAAGTTTCCTCGCGGATTCGGGAGCTTGACGAATCTGACTCGCTTGGATGCTTCCATGAACTATCTAGAAGGCGATTTATCGGAGCTCCGATCTCTAACCAACCTCGTCTCGCTACAGCTCTTCGAAAACAAACTCTCCGGCGAGATTCCTCCCGAGTTCGGCGAGTTTGAAGATCTCGTTAACCTCTCTCTGTATACCAACAACTTAACCGGTCCTCTCCCTCAAAAACTCGGTTCAGTTTCTGATTTCGATTTCATCGATGCGTCTGAGAATCACTTAACCGGACCGATCCCTCCGGATATGTGCAAGAGAGGGAAGATGAAAGATCTTCTCCTCCTCCAAAACAATCTCACAGGCTCCATCCCTGAGTCGTACGCCAGCTGTTTAACTCTCGAACGTTTTAGAGTTAGTGACAACTCGCTTAACGGAACTGTTCCAGCTGGACTCTGGGGCTTACCCAAGGTCGAGATCATCGACTTAGCTGTTAACAACTTCGAAGGTCCGATCACAGCCGATGTTAAAAACGCGAAAATGCTCGGAACGTTGTATCTAGCGTTCAATAAGTTCTCTGATGAGTTGCCTGAGGAGATAGGTGACGTTGAAGCTTTGACTAAGGTTGAGCTTAACGATAACAGCTTCTCCGGGAAGATTCCGAGCTCTATTGGGAAGCTTAAGGGACTTAGTAGTTTGAAGATACAGAGTAATGGCTTCTCCGGTAACATACCTGACTCGATTGAATCGTGTTCGATGCTTAGTGATCTAAACATGGCGCAAAACTCGCTGTCGGGAGAGATCCCGCACACGCTTGGATCTCTCCCGACGCTCAATGCTTTGAATCTTTCGGACAACAAGCTCTCTGGGAGAATCCCAGAGAGTTTGTCGTCTCTAAGACTTAGCCTTCTTGATCTCTCGAAGAACATGTTATCAGGCCGTGTCCCTTTGAGTTTGTCATCGTATAAAGGTAGCTTCGATGGTAATCCTGGACTCTGCAGCATGACGATTAAATCGTTTAACCGGTGCATCAACTCTTCAGGCTCACATCGAGACACACGCGTCTTTGTGCTGTGTTTAGTCTTCGGTTTACTGATCTTACTTGCGTCTCTTGTGTTTTACTTGTACCTCAAGAAAAGCGAGAAGAAGGAAAAAAGAACTCTAAGACGTGAATCTTGGAGTATAAAGTCGTTCCGAAGGATGAGTTTCACCGAAGATGATATCATCGATTCGATCAAAGAAGAGAATTTAATCGGTAGAGGAGGATGTGGCGATGTATACAGAGTACTACTCGGCGATGGTAAAGAACTAGCTGTCAAACACCTTCGACGTAGTAGCACAGACTCATTTAGCAGCGCGATGCCTATTCTCAACGAAAAGGAAGGAAGATCGAAAGAGTTTGAAACAGAGGTGCAAACACTAAGCTCAATACGTCACTTAAACGTGGTGAAACTCTATTGTAGCATCACGAGCGATGACTCGAGCTTGCTGGTGTATGAGTACTTGCCTAATGGGAGCTTATGGGACAAGCTTCACTCGTGCAAGAAGTCCAATCTCGGTTGGGAAACTCGGTTTGATATCGCTCTTGGTGCAGCGAAAGGACTCGAGTACTTGCATCATGGATACGAGAGGCCGGTGATTCACCGCGATGTTAAATCAAGTAACATATTGCTAGATGAGTCCTTCAAGCCTAGGATTGCTGATTTTGGTCTTGCCAAGATTCTTCAGACCAACAATGGTGGTCTAGATTCTTCTCATGTCGTTGCGGGAACGTACGGTTACATAGCTCCAGGTAATGAGACTTATTAAACTCTTATTGATCAGTTTGTTATGGTGTTACATTTTTTTAACATCAAAGCCCTTATTGTTGCAGAGTATGGATACGCGTCGAAAGTGAATGAGAAATGCGATGTGTATAGCTTCGGCGTTGTGTTAATGGAACTAGTCACGGGGAAAAAACCGATAGAGGCGGAGTTTGGAGAGAGCAAAGACATAGTGAATTGGGTTAGTAACAATCTGAAGAGCAAAGAGAGTGTTATGGAGATTGTGGACAAGAAGATAGGAGAAATGTATAGAGAAGATGCAATCAAGATGCTGAGGGTTGCAATCCTATGCACCGCGAGACAACCTGGAGTAAGGCCGACGATGAGGAGTGTGGTTCAGATGATCGAGGACGCTGAACCGTGTagattgatgggcattgtgATTAGTAAAGAGAGTGATGTGAAGAGCAAATAAATAAGTTGATAACTGAGGACTAGGCCCAAATCTCTCCCCTCACTAATGTGGATCATTTAGATTTGGTACGACGTAAGAGAGTTTAGATGGAGAATGTGATTTTAGTACTGGTTATGGAATCTTAGGTAATGTAATGTtctgtgttacaaaaaaaagggtAATGTAATGTTCTCTGATGTAAACTATTTCTTGTAATTGTAGAATTTTGGGAATGCCAACTACTATGTGAAATCTTTTAGTGGCTAGATGCACTATACTTTGGCTAAAACAAATGCATATTCGACTTATAAAATAGTGACTACCAAACAGTACAAAGCGATCAGTTTGTTATGACTTCTCAAAACGAAACCAAATCCAAATTGAGTTCTTGTGATGATGAATTGATGATGAAATGAAAATTATTATCGTGTAGCGGTTCAAAATAATGAAAGGATAACACCGTCACCCGTGATTCTTAAAAGTTGGTCAAATGTACGTGTGCTCAATACTTATAGTTGCCGACTTTGACTaacatatactccctctgttttttaatataaatcgttttagaaaaaaaattttgttccaaattatatgtcgtttttggttttctatgtaaaatttattagtaattaatgttgtatgaccaatggtaatatatcttctatttttctattggttgaattgtggttaggtaaataattaatgatgtttttgtctagaaaatataagaaattaatggttttcttaatctacgtgtatagctgtaaaacgacttatattaaaaaacggagggagtaatactCTATTCCTACACTATCAGACAATAACGCATTCTACCAAACGATAAACctctgtttatttattttaattttaattctgAAGAGGGTGTGATAGTTATTAGTTTCTTATAAAAGAGCATAAGACATATAGTTTACATTTGAATTCCCTGGTAGATGGAGGAAATAACGTAGTCAAAAAACAAGTGTTGCACAATACCCGTAATAGAACAACCTTAATGCAGACAAACATCATAATTCCACTAGTTTATAATTgcattatttacaaaatatgggTAAGAAACTAATTCATCATATACCTAACACATTGCCACAAGACTAATCTTACAACTTTTAACACAATTTAAAAAGCTGTCTCCCCCACCCCATCTTTTTTGTTCCCTTGGTTTGCAGTTCAATCCAACGAAGGAATCAACACATGAACTAATATTTAATAGCTAACTCAAAACCATTTAACAATGTAATGCGATTAGTGGTGTAGTGAGACACTA
This genomic interval from Brassica napus cultivar Da-Ae chromosome A6, Da-Ae, whole genome shotgun sequence contains the following:
- the LOC106346227 gene encoding receptor-like protein kinase 7 gives rise to the protein MSRNFGFLSLLVFSLFSFVSSSDLQVLLNIKSSLLNSNPGVLASWKLNSVSAPCSFTGVTCDATGSVKEIDLSRQALSGKFPFASLCDLKSLQKLSLGFNSLSGTIPSDINNCTNLTYLDLGNNLFSGTFPEFSSLSHLQYLYLNNSAFSNVFPWKSLRNAKRLVVLSLGDNPFDTTPFPEEVVSLKSLTWLYLSNCSIAGKIPPAIGDLTELRNLEISDSDLTGEIPPEIVKLTKLRQLELYNNSLTGKFPRGFGSLTNLTRLDASMNYLEGDLSELRSLTNLVSLQLFENKLSGEIPPEFGEFEDLVNLSLYTNNLTGPLPQKLGSVSDFDFIDASENHLTGPIPPDMCKRGKMKDLLLLQNNLTGSIPESYASCLTLERFRVSDNSLNGTVPAGLWGLPKVEIIDLAVNNFEGPITADVKNAKMLGTLYLAFNKFSDELPEEIGDVEALTKVELNDNSFSGKIPSSIGKLKGLSSLKIQSNGFSGNIPDSIESCSMLSDLNMAQNSLSGEIPHTLGSLPTLNALNLSDNKLSGRIPESLSSLRLSLLDLSKNMLSGRVPLSLSSYKGSFDGNPGLCSMTIKSFNRCINSSGSHRDTRVFVLCLVFGLLILLASLVFYLYLKKSEKKEKRTLRRESWSIKSFRRMSFTEDDIIDSIKEENLIGRGGCGDVYRVLLGDGKELAVKHLRRSSTDSFSSAMPILNEKEGRSKEFETEVQTLSSIRHLNVVKLYCSITSDDSSLLVYEYLPNGSLWDKLHSCKKSNLGWETRFDIALGAAKGLEYLHHGYERPVIHRDVKSSNILLDESFKPRIADFGLAKILQTNNGGLDSSHVVAGTYGYIAPEYGYASKVNEKCDVYSFGVVLMELVTGKKPIEAEFGESKDIVNWVSNNLKSKESVMEIVDKKIGEMYREDAIKMLRVAILCTARQPGVRPTMRSVVQMIEDAEPCRLMGIVISKESDVKSK